The DNA region ATCAGAACCAAATTGTGCGAAAGCTGCAAGCTCACGATATTGTGCTAAATCCAAACGCAAAGGACCAGCAACTTGTTTCATTGCTTTTACTTGCGCCGAACCACCAACCCGTGATACTGACAAACCTACGTTGATCGCTGGACGAATCCCTGAGTAGAATAATTCACTTTCAAGGAAAATTTGTCCGTCTGTAATAGAAATTACATTTGTTGGAATATAAGCAGAAACGTCCCCAGCTAGAGTTTCAATAATTGGCAATGCCGTAATTGAACCACCACCACACTCTTTAGTGATTCGAGCTGCACGCTCTAACAATCTTGAATGTAGATAGAAAACATCCCCTGGATAAGCTTCTCGACCTGGTGGACGACGAAGCAACAAACTCATAGAACGGTAAGCTACCGCATGTTTTGTTAAATCATCATATACACAAAGTACGTCACGGCCTTCATACATAAAGTGCTCAGCCATAGCTACACCTGCATAAGGAGCAAGGTATTGTAGTGGTGCACTATCAGAAGCACTAGCAACTACAACAATGGTATATTCCATTGCGCCATGCTCTTCTAAAGTACGCACAACCCGTGCTACAGTAGAAGCTTTTTGACCAATAGCAACATATACGCAAATAACTCCCAAACCTTTTTGGTTGATAATTGTGTCAATCGCTACGGCAGTTTTCCCAGTACCACGGTCACCGATAATAAGTTCCCGTTGTCCACGACCAATAGGAACCATTGCATCAATAGCTTTGATACCTGTTTGAAGTGGTACATTTACAGATAAACGATCTGCAATCCCTGGTGCTGGATATTCAACTTTACGAGTAAGTTTTGTATTTATTGGACCTTTACCATCAATCGGTTGTCCTAGCGCATTAACTACCCGACCAACCATTTCTTCGCCAACTGGCACTTCCATGATTTTACCGGTACGTTTTACTTGGTCGCCTTCTTTGATATCTTTTTCCCCACCAAGAAGTACAACCCCCACGCTATCTGTCTCTAAGTTTAGAACCATTCCATATACATTGTTTGGTAACTCAAGCAATTCGCCCGCCATCGCATGCTCTAGTCCGTGAACTCGAGCAATACCGTCGCCGACTTCGATAACCGTGCCAACGTCATCTATATTAACATCAACTTGGTAACGTTCAATCTGTTGCTTGATGATAGCCGTAATTTCTTCTGGCCTCATTTTCATACTTAGTTCGTCACCCCAATCTCTCTCATATCAATGCTCTTTAAACTTTTCTCCATATTCTTTAATTGGCGAGCAATACTACCATCAATAAGCTTATCGCCCATTTGAATAATGATCCCGCCCATTATTTCTGGATTAACATGTTTTATAAGTATGATATTTTTATTTAAAATTTTACCGACTTTTTCAGTAACTTCTGCGTATTCCGTCTCACTCAAGTTTCTTGCTGTTGTAACTTTAATTTCCACAATATTGTTCTTTTCATTCATCAAATTTGTATAAGCCCGATGAATATTATTAAACAAAGAAATGCGGTTTTTTCCCACCAAAACCAAGAGAAAACTCAATAGAATTGGATCAACTTCTGTTGCCAAAACTTGTTTGAGGATTTCCATTTTTGGTTCTTTAGGGATTAATAAATTCGTAACAACTGAATTTAATTCAGGATTCACTTGTAGTAAGTCCTGAGTTGCATCTAGTTGTTTTTGAATTTCGTCCAACATATTTTTTTCTTGAGCAATTTCAAAAATAGCTAAAGCATATTTCGCAGCTAATTGTTCTGCTACGCTTAACATGGTAAACCACCCTGCTTATCATCTAATTTTGATAAAACATCAGCGATAATTTGCTTGTCTTTTTGTTCATCTATGCTTTTGCCAACTATTTGAGTAGCAACAAGCATTGATAAACTAGCAACTTCATTACGTAATTCCATCATAGCTTTTTGTTGTTCACGAGCTATTTGATCTCTAGCTGCTGCGATTAGACGTTCTTGCTCGGCGCGAGCTTGTGTTATAATTTCTTCACGAGTTTCAGTAGCTAATTTATTAGCTTTATCTAGAATTACTTGTGCTTCATGTTTAACTTCAGCCAGTTGTTTTTCATACGTAGCCTTAAGTTCTTCACTAGCAATTTTATTTTTCTCCGCATTTTCTAAGTCAGAAATAACGCGTTGACGACGTGCTTCCATTAAATCCAATAATGGTTTATATGCAAACTTTTTCAGAATAACTAACAAAACGAAAAAGTTTAAAACTTGTGCAATTAGTGTCATATTAAGATCGAACACTGAGGGTACCTCCCCTTTCTAGCTTTAATTAAAGGGATTGACAATGATCATCAATCCCTTTAACTTTTGCAAAATTACTTAATGAATGGGTTAGCCATAACAAGTACAATTGCTATAACTGATGCGATAATTGGAATAGACTCAACAAGACCGATAGCAATAAGCATGTTGATTTGAAGATTGCTTACTTGCTCTGGTTGTCTAGACATTGATTCTAAAGCTTTAACTGCAACAGCAGCATCCCCTTTAGTTGCGCCCATTACAGCAGCAACCATGATAACAGCAGCAGCTAATACTGAAGAAGCAATAATAATAGCGTTTTCCACAGAAATAGTCCCCTTTCAAATTTGTTTTTCTTTTTTATATTTTGATCAAACAGTTGTTGTTTGAAGCAAAAACTAAATTAATGATGTTCTCTAAACGCCGAAGCAAAATGCGACATTGTTAAAATCGAGAAAATAATGGCTTGTAAGAAACCTACAGCTAAACTAAATAGTATCCAAATATTAGGCACAAGCCAAGGTGCCAACATATTCAACACTATCAACAGAATTTCTCCTGCTAGAATGTTACCAAAGAGACGGAAACCCATAGTAATCGGTTTTGCCGATTCATCAATCAAAGTGATTGGCAAAAACAACGGGTGCGGACTAATAAAATGTTTTAAATATCCTAAACCATGTTGCATACAACCAACTATTTGTACCGATAAAATAACCATAATTGCTAAACCTAAAGTCGTGTTAATATCATTGGTTGGTGATGTAAAGTGGAATGGAAATACCTGTGGCAACAGACCTATTTCATTACCTATGAAAATATACATAAATAAAGTAATAACGAAAGGTGC from Succinispira mobilis DSM 6222 includes:
- the atpA gene encoding F0F1 ATP synthase subunit alpha; translated protein: MKMRPEEITAIIKQQIERYQVDVNIDDVGTVIEVGDGIARVHGLEHAMAGELLELPNNVYGMVLNLETDSVGVVLLGGEKDIKEGDQVKRTGKIMEVPVGEEMVGRVVNALGQPIDGKGPINTKLTRKVEYPAPGIADRLSVNVPLQTGIKAIDAMVPIGRGQRELIIGDRGTGKTAVAIDTIINQKGLGVICVYVAIGQKASTVARVVRTLEEHGAMEYTIVVVASASDSAPLQYLAPYAGVAMAEHFMYEGRDVLCVYDDLTKHAVAYRSMSLLLRRPPGREAYPGDVFYLHSRLLERAARITKECGGGSITALPIIETLAGDVSAYIPTNVISITDGQIFLESELFYSGIRPAINVGLSVSRVGGSAQVKAMKQVAGPLRLDLAQYRELAAFAQFGSDLDKATKAQLDRGARMTEMLKQGQYVPMCIEEQVMALFTAVNGYLDDVEIKDITKFEQDFLKFMKVSYPEIGKTIREKKAMDKDTEAALKKAINEFKDIFGSDKNGNHGEVR
- the atpH gene encoding ATP synthase F1 subunit delta; the protein is MLSVAEQLAAKYALAIFEIAQEKNMLDEIQKQLDATQDLLQVNPELNSVVTNLLIPKEPKMEILKQVLATEVDPILLSFLLVLVGKNRISLFNNIHRAYTNLMNEKNNIVEIKVTTARNLSETEYAEVTEKVGKILNKNIILIKHVNPEIMGGIIIQMGDKLIDGSIARQLKNMEKSLKSIDMREIGVTN
- the atpF gene encoding F0F1 ATP synthase subunit B; this translates as MFDLNMTLIAQVLNFFVLLVILKKFAYKPLLDLMEARRQRVISDLENAEKNKIASEELKATYEKQLAEVKHEAQVILDKANKLATETREEIITQARAEQERLIAAARDQIAREQQKAMMELRNEVASLSMLVATQIVGKSIDEQKDKQIIADVLSKLDDKQGGLPC
- the atpE gene encoding ATP synthase F0 subunit C: MENAIIIASSVLAAAVIMVAAVMGATKGDAAVAVKALESMSRQPEQVSNLQINMLIAIGLVESIPIIASVIAIVLVMANPFIK
- the atpB gene encoding F0F1 ATP synthase subunit A, encoding MIHYYPKEIFGHVVNMQTLYMSWFTMAIVILVMYLATRKLQYLPSGAQNVVETLIDMLNSLMQANLGDKGRKYMAPFVITLFMYIFIGNEIGLLPQVFPFHFTSPTNDINTTLGLAIMVILSVQIVGCMQHGLGYLKHFISPHPLFLPITLIDESAKPITMGFRLFGNILAGEILLIVLNMLAPWLVPNIWILFSLAVGFLQAIIFSILTMSHFASAFREHH